The Neomonachus schauinslandi chromosome 4, ASM220157v2, whole genome shotgun sequence genome includes a region encoding these proteins:
- the LOC110579173 gene encoding maleylacetoacetate isomerase-like, with the protein MTESGKPILYSYFRSSCSWRVRIALAFDYETVPLNLIKDGGQQFSEEFRALNLMQQVPALKIDGITIGQSLAITEYLEETWPTPRLLPQDLKRRAQVCVISDVIACGVQPLQVWLWTCTPAHLWCASPHALLHLDTRGV; encoded by the coding sequence ATGACTGAGTCTGGCAAGCCCATTCTCTACTCCTATTTCCGGAGCTCCTGCTCATGGAGAGTTCGAATTGCTCTGGCCTTCGACTATGAGACCGTACCTCTCAACCTCATAAAGGATGGGGGACAGCAGTTCTCTGAAGAATTCCGGGCACTGAATCTGATGCAGCAGGTGCCGGCCCTGAAGATCGATGGAATCACCATTGGCCAGTCACTGGCCATCACTGAGTACCTGGAGGAAACTTGGCCCACTCCACGCCTCCTGCCGCAGGACCTGAAGAGGAGGGCCCAGGTGTGCGTAATTTCCGATGTCATTGCCTGTGGTGTCCAGCCCCTGCAGGTGTGGCTCTGGACTTGCACCCCTGCACACCTCTGGTGTGCCTCCCCCCACGCGCTCTTACATTTAGACACACGTGGAGTGTGA